ccttaagccattttgccacaactttggaagtatgcttggggtcattgtccatttggatgacccatttgcgaccaagcttttaacttcctgatagatgtcttgagatgttgcttcaatatatccacatcattttccttcctcatgataccatctattttgtgaagtgcaccagtccctcctgcagcaaagcaccctcacaacatgatgctgccgcccGCGTGCTTCATGGTTgtaatggtgttcttcggcctgcaagcctcacccttttcctccaaatataacaatggtcattatggccaaacagttctattttcgtttcatcagaccagaggacatttctccaaatagtacaatctttgtccccatgtgcagttgcaaaccgtagtctggcttttttatggcggttatggagcagtggctttttaaattttttttacctttatttaaccaggcaactcagttaagaacacattcttattttcaatgacggcctgggaacagtgggttaactgcctgttcaggggcagaacgacagatttgtaccttgtcagctcgggggtttgaactcacaaccttccggttacttgcccaatgctctaaccactaggctacgctgccggcttcttccttgctgagcagtctttcaggttatgtcgataaaggactcatttttactgtggatatagatacttttgtaccgttttcctccagcatcttcacaaggtcctttgctatttttctgggattgatttgcaattttctcaccaaagtacgttcatctctaggagacagaatgtgtctccttcctgagtggtatgacggctgtgtggtgtttatacttgcgtacttttgtttgtacagatgaacgtggttcaggcatttggaaattgtttccaagtatgaaccagacttgtggagggccacaattttttctgaggtcttggctgatttctttagattttcctatgatgtcaagcaaagaggcactgagtttgaaggtaggccttgaaatacattcacaggtacaccttcaattgactcaaattatgtcaattagcctatcagaagcttctaaagccatgacattgttttctggaattttccaatctgtttaaaggcacaatcaactgtatgtaaacttctaacccagtggaattgtgatacagtgaattataagtgaaataatctgtaaacaattgttggaaaaaagtacttgtgtcatgcacaaagtagatgtccaaaccgacttgccaaaactatagtttgttaacaagaaatttgtggagtggttgaaaaacaagttttaatgactccaacataagtgtatgtaaactcctgactcAACTGTACTCTAGTCTAATATCTGTTGAAATATTAGAATTACAAGCAATGCATTTGGACTGAGTACTGAGTGTTTCTCAGGATGAAGCATCTCCATTAAAGCTCTAGACTGTAGCAGCTAATTCAATCTTTATGATGAACTATTAGTCTAGACTCAATAGCTAAGTGGTTCATTGGAGTGAAAGGGGGCTACATATTTGTAAATTAGCCATagctaaatatattttttcctcatcatCAATTATAACCACATTTTCTAAGGAGAGCTTTGGGCAAATGATACTTCAACAGAAGTGTACATTTGTCGGTAAGCAGACTTTATAAGAGGATGTTATagcacatatatacatacacatgatGATTGGAAATGGTGGAAAGATATGAATTCAACATCTGCCACACAAAGACTGAATATTGGGGAGTGTAGGCTTGTTGTCTTAGGGGATCTCAATACAGCACCACAGGCTTTGTACCTACCCCAAATGAAATGACAAATAACAAAACACCTGAAGAAAAGGGAATGTGGAGCAAAGAGTTCCTATGAATTCCATAACAAATCAGATGACAGTTGTTTGAACATTGTGTTCTATAACAACATTGTGTTCTATAACAACATTGTGTTCTATAACAACATTGTGTTCTGTAACAACATTGTGTTCTGTAACAACATTGTGTTCTGTAACAACATTGTGTTCTGTAACAACATTGTGTTCTGTAACAACATTGTGTTCTGTAACAACATTGTGTTCTGAAACAACATTGTGTTCTATAACAACATTGtgttctataacaacattatgttCTATAACAACATTGTGTTCTATAACAACATTGTGTTCTATTCTCAACATCCAGGAGAAAAAATAACCAAAAACAGCCTTTGAGCTCCTCAATGACAAACAATAGAATCAAATAATTTAAGAGTGATAGGCATACTGAATGATGTGTGCACTGCTTTCTAAGCTATGAGATATGATTATGCATCCAAtccctgttgtgtgtgtgattgtgttgtcTGCAGTGGAGGGGCCTGCTGACTCCCTGTACTGAGCAGTGTTTGGTTGTAatcacaggcaggcacacacactcacatattgAGCTCCCAACACTAAATCGGCAGCTGTGCCCACTCACCGCTTCCCAAACACACAGCAGTAATCACCAGTTTCATACATTCTACACTACAAcaactgtccacacacacacacacactagctaccACTATCCATTCCTTATAGAATGACTAGCCCCCTCTAGTGACAGTCTGACATACTAAAGGGGTTTGCTCCCCAGCGACTTAAACTTAGTATAAATCGTCCTGTGATGGACAGCCCTATAAAAAGTGTTTCATTAACATAATGATAccaataactctctctctccctttagaTGTATCCTCAGTTGACCTATTTTCCACTAACACTCCATTATGCAGAAACCTGAAAAAGTTTGTACTTCATCACAACAAGTATGCATGAGTAGTAAATTGGGCATAGCTTAATTGAGCAATTTAGCTGTGTCCACAACCTACCTAGAGCTCTCTTCACTGTATTGTACAACGGCCCAGAGCTCCACTCCACCTCTGTCTGATGTGGTCCCAAGGGGATCTATTTGATTTAattaacctttttttaaatcaaggaaGTCCAATTGAGGTCAGAAGACCTCTTTTACAGGGGAGACCTGGCCAAATTAATGAACGACGTAGAGAAGAATAAGGACAGCCACAGAAAAAGAACCAGAACTTAGATTAGGCATTACATCAACCAGTTTCATAACCATCATCTGGTCCATTATTTATTTTCACTAAATCAAGTCTACTGATTGTCTTTTGCCTGGCATCAAAGTGAGCATTATCATATGGTGGATAGGCTATATTTCAATCTCCACAATTTCAGTGGAGCAACTTCCCGGAGTTGGGAATGTAATAAGAATAATCAAATGAGAACAATACAAGACTAGACATGGGAATCATCATTTTGAAGCTAGGAGCTACATGGCATAATAGATTTAGCCTGTGCTCCTGCTCATTTCTTCTGATCTGAGGAGGGAGGGCTGGTTGAACAGTCAGAAAGCAATCTGAGAAATGTCATTCCCATATGAGCCATCCAACAAGCAATAGTGTGCTGTAATTACCAGAAGGGCTTCACTTAATGAATAATAATCACCTCCGGTCTGAATAACACTTCTGATAAATCAAGAACAGATGTGATCTTGACAGGACTATGAGGGCTGGCAGAAGAACCTccagagaaatatacattttagCGCTGGCAGTGCAGTACTAGAGATATGCACTCAGCAACAATCTCTGCCTTCAGCAAGATGTGGCTGCACACTTGAGGATAAACATGTAGAAATATAATTATGTCTCTTCGATATGTGAAGATGTCCCAAGACAAACACTATCTCGCCAAGAGAAGAATCAGTGAGCCAGACACACTACACGGAACAGAAACCTCTCTAGAGTAATGCTATACGAAACCAGGACACAAAATGTTATCCTTAGAATGGACCTTtggagcagggtttcccaaactcggcccTGGgattttgccctagcactacacagctgattcgaTTGAGAAATAATTCATCAAAGTTGgcatatttattacattttggccttacccaggcctcctttaagactccaatTTGTGTCATATGAAGCTTTACCACTTGCTCTGTAGATTTGTGCTCTGTAGATTTGTGCTCTGTAGTACTTTTTTAAATTTCAGTAATAAACTATGTTTACAATAATGTATGAGTACTGACAAATATAAACATGAATATCGAAAAAATGTATCTTTCAATATATTGTTGAACACTCTACGGGAATCTCAAAGCTCTAGAGTGGGATCTCTGCTAGTTTTGAAGTTACGGCCCATTCTATACAGCGAAATTGGCACAGTAGACAGGATGTGCAATGATCTCTGCACATCCTGCAAATCACCAGCAGAAAAATAAGCAACATTCATACATTCATGTGAAAAAAAGTGTATTGAAATGAAAATACTACTCATATTACAGAGCAGTAAAGCTTCATAAGACGAAACATTATGGATTCATCGTAACATTCACTTACGCTGCAGCTGCCATGAATGAGTAGCCAAGTGTATCAATATCCCTGAATTTTTATTATTAGCAGTTCGCCGGGTCtattttaatatcaaggaatattacattttctctggtcataggaacaacattAATTTATGCATGAGTCAGatgcggtgcgactcgagtttcaCCATAACAACATGCCCAAACCGGACGTGCCCAAGAGCCATCGTGcacaaattgattttgtcccaCCCACACAAAAAGGcgatcacgacacacaggttgaaatataaaaacaaactctgaaccaattatattaatttggggacaggtcaaaaagcatgaaacatttatggcaatttagctagttagcttgcagttgctagctaatttgtcctatttattattttacctgaaatgcacaaggtcctctactccgacaattaatccacacaaaacggtcaaccgaataatttctagtcatttctcctccttccaggccttttcttctttggactttatatggtgattggcatctaactttcataataaggtgtattaccacaaccaatcatctttcaatcacccacgtgggtataaccaatgagaagatggcacgtgggtatctgcttcaATAAACcaaagaggagatgggagaggcaggacttgcaccgcGTTCAGCATCCCAAATAGAACGGACTTCTATTTTAGTGCTTGGCAACGCAGACACTTGTTGGCACGCGCGagtagtgtgggtgcaatgattgaataacatgtatgtatgcgagcggtgtggtcagcatgtaaggtggaagacggtgtcccctctctctggtcactctccctccctccactgagaaATCTTAGACTTTCACTTCAATACGTTCAAGACAACTTGAAACTCTGGAAAAAACGAGATCTGACTGGGAAAAATatatttgaacggtcatccaactcggaattccaagtcggaaactaaggcttctttctagagctcagactttccgACCCAAAGATCACTAATGTCAGGATTTGACCTTGTAACCAATATGCTTTGATAATGTATAAGGCCTACTGCACAAACTTCATTCCTACAGAACAGTTTTCATTAGGTTAATGTTAAAAAATGTAAGTCATGACCACTGCATTACGGAGTCTTAAAGGAGGGTAAGGCCAAAATGTCATAAATATGCCAACTTCCATTAATTATTTCCCAATTACACTTttagatacaaatgtcaaatatacaTTATGTCAACAATCTTTCCTCCAAAGGACAATCCTATGGATTACATTTagtgaaaatgtccaaaatcATTTTCGTTCCCCCCCCCCCGATTTTCTATGGAATCACTCAGAATTCAGAACACAGGCCTACAGGGAAACATACTGGGAAGAAAGGACGTGAAAAACACTCCCTGTATGTTGACACATAAAGATCAATCCTTTTCAGTCCTGAGTGTTTGGTTGACAAATTTTCTCTACGTATTCAAGGATAATAGAAAGAGTGGAGGGAAGAACTCCAGAATATGCTCTGTCATTCTGTCGGTTTGTGGGGGATGAGACAATATCCATGTGCCATTTAGAATCAATGCCTATTGCTTTACAAATTAGACAGAATACGCTGAAAACTTACCCGGCATtctcagacacacaacacacaatcaTTGTGTTGTGCTTTCACACGAGTGCACTCGTCGATACAAACAAATACCTGGCTTCATTTTCAATCAGACACTTCCACATTATCTCCATCATACAGCTATTGGGGGAAAAGCAAGGGAAGTACAAGGGAGAGAATTTTCATGACGCACTCTGCTAGTCTTTTTATAGGAATCCTGTCAGAGAGCAGTGTGTCAGAGGCAATGCGGAAGACACGGGCCACTTtcctttttttaaacacacaaacTAAATTACCTGCCACTCAGGCAGAGGTGAGAAGTCCCATTGGACTGTGTAATTCACTGGGCcgtgagagagaagaagacacagAGGCAGACTGCCCTGGATGAGTCTAATACTATCTTCATAGAGGCAGGATGATACAGGTAGCTGTTATCTAAAACACAAGGTTCGAAGTAAAGCTAATCTGGCCAATCACTACCTCCAATACAGGATCAAGAAAGCCAAGCTCAGCGAGTTCTGCAGGCATTGTTTTACCCATAAACCATATCAATTACTAGACAAAGTCATAACCTGCGCTATGCATGGAGTTTGGGTTTTACTACATCTTCCTCCTAACTCACAAAACAGACAGCAAGAGTTATAGTTTTCTGGTGGTTTGCCCATAACCTAGTTGCCAGTCTCTGTTCAGTTattacattccactccttgtactcCATGTCATTTGCCAAAGACACAAGGAGTGGGATGTTAGAGACTGGTGCCCAGACTAGTTTTCCCGCTCttcagagacagcaacagaaggtTACAGATGGGTGGATAAAAGCAGACAGACTGAGTGAGAGATGAGTCACAGAAGAGTTGGTCTGAGCCCGtccagaaggtccagttggggcAGAATCAGTGAACTACTCGGTCTTTAATCTGCTAATGGTGCTGCTGCTTGAATCTGTTCCACTGCATCATGCTGGCATGTCTGCTCCGCTCCACTCTCAACAACTTACTTCCCCTGTCAGCCGTTGGCTCCCATCTCTCACACTCTCCAATCTTTCTTCTTCCTTCACTTTCCTAGTTCATTTAAGCAACGGAACCTATAGCTAAAGCTCTGGcaggggagggaggcagaggcacACTCCCTCTTTGTGTTgccagagggagagggggtttgGAAGGAGTTAGGCTTGGTCTCATTGCAGCCAGGAGACATTAGGGGTGGATATGAACAGCCAGAATTGAGGAACAACAAAGCAGTGCCTTCTGGGAAAGGAATAAACAACTCCACCTCCATCAGTTATGTTGTGGATGCCAACTGGAATATAAAGCAATTGACAATTTTTGGGAAGGTGGTTTTGTTGGGCACTTTCTCACTGTCTTAATTTAATGGGATCAATGTTCTGCATCAGTTTTGTCTGGTTATATTGTCCCATGCCATCATTGACACCTTAATGAGTTCCTGTCTGAGCAGGTTAAGTGATGCCATACACCATTCTTCTCTGTAATGAAGTGACATTTAGAGGAGACTCCAGAGGTCCCATCTCCCAGTATAGCATCGCATAAACCTTAACTACAATCTGCAACATCAACAAATGGTCAGGGTACGGCATTCCAATATTCAAACAGTAAATGTAGAATTAAGCAATAAGGAACTTCTTAGGCACGACACAAGTCGgcgtgcctggacacagccattagccgtggtatattggccatataacacaaaccccagaggtgccttattgctattataaactggttaccaatgtaattagagcattaaaaataaaatgttttgtcaatgttgtcttttttttctactttgtcattgacttgttaattgtttactccatgtgtaactctgttgttgtctgttcacactgctatgctttatcttggccaggtcgcagttgtaaatgagaacttgttctcaactagcctacctggttaaataaaggtgggaaaaaagaagaaaaaaatgtatttttttttttaaataggctgATATAcaacagctgtcagccaatcagcattcagggcttgaaccacccaatTTATAAAAGTAAACCCTCTGTCCACACATCAACCCATTAAACTCAGACAGGGCTTTCTCTAAGATGGTGGCTGCAGTACTGCATGGTGATTACTACAAAACAAACATATTAACATACAGATACTATAATAATACACAATATTCTATTGAATACTGTGCATAGGACTATTCACAGAGAAGAGCACTTTGGCAACACCAGAAATGACCTGGGAAAGGGAGAAAACAGAAGAGCACATGTCAACTCACCCGGTctccacagggctctccagaacaATGTCAGCTGTGGTGGTGTGTCTCAGTGCTGGCCTGGTGATCCTAACGGGCTGAGGAGAGACTGGCCTGGAGATTGGAACAGACCTCTGGGGCCCTGAGAAAGAGATTGGGGAGAGGGGGATAAGAGAAAGAGGAGTAGAAAAGGAGTGAGAATGAGGGATAGCCTTGCTAGCATTACTGGCTAAAACAGCAGTAACACAATACCTTCACCTGCAGGGTACCAGAGGAACAACAATTCAAACCCCCATGCAAAAGTGTGTGGTGGCTGTGTGGAGGAGTTACTTGGTCTGTTTACTCACCAGTAGTGTCCCTTCTGTTCCAGTAGTAAGGGTCTGAGTATGTGAGGGTAGCAAAACGCCTCCTCACAGCTTCCTGGTCTTTCTGCTCAGACACATAGACAACAGAAGTACATTATTTTAATTAATTATTCAGCCAAACAATAATACAAAGCCTTTTCAGGAATCCAGACAGGACAGTGAATTCACTGTCTCCACAGCACAGCTTGACCAAGGCTGTCAAACATCACACAAACTGACCAGTGGTGCCCTTTCAAACTCCCTGTGTGGTGGCCTTTCCTTAGGGCTGTGCTCAGGGctcacctccatctcctccatgcGTAGCAGCATGCTCTCCAGGGTGGGGGcttggagctggagctgggccataccctccgtccgtctgtctgtctccaccgccCAGGCGGCCCGCGCTGCATCGGCCAGCAGCTCCTCTAGCAGGGCCTCACTCAGCACCTCAGCGCTCTCCGCAGCCTGGAGAGGGAGGTAGATAATAGCACAGAGCTCAGCACATGGGAAAGGGTTTTATGGAATCACTTCAGGACTGtttccccaaatggcaccctattccctatatagtgcactactattgaccagagccctactggCATTTGGGACTCAAATACTTAGAAAACATAAATAAAATCGGTAATATAGGTCAGTATCATTACGATATGACAGGGTTCCTCACTCTGTCTGCAGCCTGTTCAGACAGTTGATGCCTCAGTGACGATGTGGCCTTTCTGTCCTGGGTCTGAGAGGCAGCAGCTCCCATCTGCTGGGGTACACAGGTGGGGCAAGCTCAgtaccacaccactactgacctTCTCCTACCTAACACCAACCTCTCCTACTCTAACTCAGTCTTGTCACTCAgcacatacacaaggctgcagcAGTACACCCTAGGCCTGTAAATTCCCTATTCATTTCACTGTGGTGGCACAAATCTGGTGGTAAAGAGCTGTATGGATTTTTCAATTACAAATGAGATGTATTGATTTTCCCACTCCTCTGAGGGCAGTGGattccatggggggggggggggggggctccctgGTCCAGGCTTTTCTTATGTAACAACAATGTGGGTATTGAGTGGCAGAAAAATTACACACTCAGTTATTTATTCCCTGCCTGCTGAAAAGCAAGAAGAAAACTAAAAGGATTGTCTAAAGTCTATTTTTGGAGAGGAGAGTTGAAATGTTTGTTTTACCAGGGCTTGGTTCAACAGAGGCTGAAGTCTCCCTCGGGCCTCCTGCTCAGCTCTCTCAGCCCACTGGGTTGGAGAGCCCACCtcagacctgacacacacacacacacacacgcacacacacgcacaagcctGGTGTGACAATATATAGGCTTTGAATCCTGTCTTTTTACTCAGTTATTCTCCTCTGGCTTGGTAATATTGTGTTTGTCCATTGATTTCCAGACTCATACTTGTCACAAACCTGGAGGGCTTCAGTTTTAATAGTTTCACACTGAGGAACAAGTACCTTGACACAACTACAAAATATTTTGACTTTTAGCTTGACAGGGTAGACTAACAGTATATTTGTTCCCAGGCTATGACAGGGAGTGTGTACAGGACGTAGTACTACACTAGTGTACCGGAGTCTCTGGATGCGTTCTGCTTCAACCCTACTCAGCTGATTTAGGTCCCTCAGTCTCTGCATGGTCATCCTGTCCAGCCAGGCCTGCCTGTACATTCACATAAaacacacagtacaacacagacagaaccagTCCTAATGTTAGCTACTGAAAGCAGGCTGCAGGCGTTGGATTAATTATAGACCTCAATTGCACTAATTAAGATTTGATTAGTGCAGAGGGTTGCTGTGCACTTGAATTTAGTGCAGGAAGACAGGTACTGCTATCCATCACggtgcttaaaaaaaaaaaaaaaatgccccCAATCGAAGAAGCAAGCATGTAGATTGAATTTATTGGAGAAATTAACTTTGAATTGGAATAGTATTGCTTGCAGCTTTCAGAAAGTGGGGTCTGAGATCAGGGTTTTAAATGACTTAATTACTCAAAATGAGCAGATCCATTAATTTAACTGTTCCCTGGGCAGTTTCCTTTGGTTCATTCATTTTGCTATATTATACATCAACTAAAACCTCAAACAAGTGAGGCTAATAAGGCACAAGGTTGTTTGCCATGTCCAATGGTTTATGTTTTCTGTGTTAAAGGAAAAGCATTACGCAAATACAATTTATTACTGTCATTATCACTGACCTGATGGCTTCGTTGTGGGCTTGTCTCTGTCTATCAGAGGTCAGACCCTGGTCCTGCTCTGCTGTCACCACACCAACTAGTTGCTGCTCTGAGGGTCCTGAGGAGGGCTTCAGGGGGGAGAAGAGACATCGAGGCTCTGGCCTCTTCTGAGGGGAGCTGGTCACATAACACAAGTGGAAGTGGATtagaaaaaaatgacaattaaaagAGACTAAGTGAAGGAGAGAAAATACACAGTGAGAGTAAGTTACAAAAGAGCTCAccgctgttgttgttgtttaggaGAGTGAGGTGACGTGGGTATCCAGGGCACAGAGGCCTCCTTCTGTGGCTGCTGACACACTCTCAGCCTGGAAGCCACTGTGGGCTGCTGGAAACCTGCATCCCTCACATGGGCTCCCTGCTTTTGGACAAAGATCATGTTTAAGAGACACAATTGTAGTGAAAATAGTTCAGGCTAGACCGTTATATaatgaacattttaaaataaatttaATTGCCGCAAAAATGTTCGTATTAAACTCACTGACCTTTGTCCTGTCGGGGTGCAGTGGTCCTCCTTGACTGTTGGGGACCTGCCCCCCTCCTTCCCTGAATTCTCTGAGATGGACCAAACTCTCCAGGCCAGCGCTGAGCATCTGGCTGCGATGCAGGTGTGGAGGAGGCTCTGTGGCTCCGGGGGGCTTCTGATGCTGAGGGACCGCTCTCCTATCTGCTAACATCACAACATTGGCTCATAATCAGTTTTGATTGAAATGTTGTTTTGAAACACTTCAGTGAGGCTATGTGCTCAATAGATAAGTGTTACAGTGCTTGACATGACTAATCAAACACTAGTAAAGCCTGTATGGCCCGTAGGAATAACATCTGCCTTCTCCTTTGACAGACTACCCAATTACCTGGCCAACAAGCACACAAACAGACACCTGCCTGCTGCTTGTTTGGCAGTGTGGAGAAGGTAGGGTACTTGCTCATTGACAGTGGGACCTGTTATTAGTTGCCAAGGAGACCTGTGCATACGACGCAGTTCAAACCCTCTCGTGATGTGTGGTGGCTGCACTCACTCTCCCACAGAGAGACTGTATACAGTAGGACCTAGCTACCCACACAATGAACTGCCTGCAGGAGACCCATGGCCAGAGAACCGGACCCagcccctctttcccctctttgTGTCACTCAGCCAGCCCCTCATTAATCTCCACCCTGGTGCCCTGATTCGGGCTTGGTGGGAGGCCCAAACACACGCAGCACTTAAGCCTTCAGGTGATTCCTGGGCCATGGGAGCCGTAAAGATCTGCTCCCTCGTTCACAATGAGATAACAGGGTAAACAAAGACATGAGACGTTCAAATAAAAAATGCAGTTTCAGGAAATGTCCCGCCCACGCAATAAATGTCCTATTTTTGAATCAGATATTTTATCAACTGCTATGTCAGTGTGTGGGTGGTTTCAACCGAAGGAGTGGGATGCTGATTTGTCTGACGCATTTGCTGTGTTAGTTGTTCCCAGTTTTATGATGTATGAAATTACTTTACATGACTTATTGATGTTATGAAGATATGGAATAATAAGCAAGTAATTTAAAAAAGACAAGCTAATTAGGCTATCTTTATTAAAATGCTAATAAAATAGCTTCAGCAGCACAGCTGACTGAGATAACGAGTGTCTCTGAATGCTGAGTCACTCAGCCAGAATTAGAATGAGAACACCTGCTCGTTGCTCACCAGGGAAGGACTTCTTGGGACCTGCTGCTCTACGAGGTCCTCTGAGACCCCTGGTGGCAGGGCCCCTGGGTGGACGGGGAGGAGATGTGCTGCGATGTGGAGACCTGCGGTGGCGTGCAGGGGATGAGCTGCGTACTCGGGCCTGCCTCCTCTGTGCGTGACTCTCCTGTTTGCTTAGAGCAGTATCCAGGGtctgagaaacacacagagagaaaggaaaatcAAATATATTCTGTTAACATTCAAATTCAAGAAGCCAAATCAAGTCTAAAATGAAATGTAGTGTATAATACATCAGCTCTACCTATGGTTGTGTAGCTCTCCAGCACATTTATTTCCAATGTCTTTAGATTGATTAGCTTCGTTGTTTAAAATAGAGCATTGCTTGTATAACTTAATATTGATTTACAAAGTTTGATTGCTTATCAAAAATTAGCAATAGATTTGGGACATTTTCTGGTGTCCATCTTCTGTGTCATAAGGTGAGTGTGACCTGTAGGTGATGGATTTAATCTATGGATGCATCACAAATGGCTTTCTATttactatatagtgcattacataGGACCAGAGAACTTTGACCCctgcccctggtcaaaagtactgcattaTAAATGAGAATAAgtagccatttgggactcagcctatGACTGACCTCTAGTTTCAGCAGGATGTCTAGGGCAGTCTCTGGGACGGCTGATCCCTGGCCCACCTCCACCTTGGCCGAGCACAGAGACAGCTGGCGGATCAGCTGGCCCAGCTCTTTATAATAGGAGGGCATCCTGCCCTCAGACGTGTCAGACAGCTGATTAGTGAACACCTGCATGGCCCTGACTGCCCCTCTGTGGGCAGCAGCCAACCTGTCCATTGCTCTGGACTGAGAAAacgaagacagagggagatgggtgTTAGTCTTTGTCATTGTCCTCATCATGAA
Above is a window of Oncorhynchus kisutch isolate 150728-3 linkage group LG18, Okis_V2, whole genome shotgun sequence DNA encoding:
- the kiaa0753 gene encoding protein moonraker isoform X6, encoding MAANFLKESPMILGQSKSWVTLGTNRSSRLSQNQLLFNAAMPANAYNRATQVGPPAPIVIEKLMPWVEKRDDLDSTCSSLCFSALSEERLLAAVRLAKRDLRKRRQESLNSSPIRPQPEETTPIKNNVEQQKGVVPKGRSKTAGPKEDVIQSGAKVLVYTPQKYVSIPPGPDHGRSPPTKDPGPRQTASKEPHTALSQEVRRLQRELANFIQRIDQLANRGRMVVEPLEPDEQRRVVVRRQEQAARSARIIYVLQQQVKEIQEDLDKLRSQKIQHTNKSRAMDRLAAAHRGAVRAMQVFTNQLSDTSEGRMPSYYKELGQLIRQLSLCSAKVEVGQGSAVPETALDILLKLETLDTALSKQESHAQRRQARVRSSSPARHRRSPHRSTSPPRPPRGPATRGLRGPRRAAGPKKSFPADRRAVPQHQKPPGATEPPPHLHRSQMLSAGLESLVHLREFREGGGQVPNSQGGPLHPDRTKQGAHVRDAGFQQPTVASRLRVCQQPQKEASVPWIPTSPHSPKQQQQRSPQKRPEPRCLFSPLKPSSGPSEQQLVGVVTAEQDQGLTSDRQRQAHNEAIRQAWLDRMTMQRLRDLNQLSRVEAERIQRLRSEVGSPTQWAERAEQEARGRLQPLLNQALAAESAEVLSEALLEELLADAARAAWAVETDRRTEGMAQLQLQAPTLESMLLRMEEMEKDQEAVRRRFATLTYSDPYYWNRRDTTGPQRSVPISRPVSPQPVRITRPALRHTTTADIVLESPVETGHSVLFEGSIREEVSPGQPGGSSTFPAPGERWGDGTRLSVPASMQRNIQQYRQDHEAYLRLVAHEAVGSFNPWAIADSLSEELMSEALADVAAEFQDVCEEYAEAVFTSEFLQPITSPPASVPPLDIQ
- the kiaa0753 gene encoding protein moonraker isoform X5, encoding MAANFLKESPMILGQSKSWVTLGTNRSSRLSQNQLLFNAAMPANAYNRATQVGPPAPIVIEKLMPWVEKRDDLDSTCSSLCFSALSEERLLAAVRLAKRDLRKRRQESLNSSPIRPQPEETTPIKNNVEQQKGVVPKGRSKTAGPKEDVIQSGAKVLVYTPQKYVSIPPGPDHGRSPPTKDPGPRQTASKEPHTALSQEVRRLQRELANFIQRIDQLANRGRMVVEPLEPDEQRRVVVRRQEQAARSARIIYVLQQQVKEIQEDLDKLRSQKIQHTNKSRAMDRLAAAHRGAVRAMQVFTNQLSDTSEGRMPSYYKELGQLIRQLSLCSAKVEVGQGSAVPETALDILLKLETLDTALSKQESHAQRRQARVRSSSPARHRRSPHRSTSPPRPPRGPATRGLRGPRRAAGPKKSFPADRRAVPQHQKPPGATEPPPHLHRSQMLSAGLESLVHLREFREGGGQVPNSQGGPLHPDRTKQGAHVRDAGFQQPTVASRLRVCQQPQKEASVPWIPTSPHSPKQQQQRSPQKRPEPRCLFSPLKPSSGPSEQQLVGVVTAEQDQGLTSDRQRQAHNEAIRQAWLDRMTMQRLRDLNQLSRVEAERIQRLRSEVGSPTQWAERAEQEARGRLQPLLNQALMGAAASQTQDRKATSSLRHQLSEQAADRAAESAEVLSEALLEELLADAARAAWAVETDRRTEGMAQLQLQAPTLESMLLRMEEMEKDQEAVRRRFATLTYSDPYYWNRRDTTGPQRSVPISRPVSPQPVRITRPALRHTTTADIVLESPVETGHSVLFEGSIREEVSPGQPGGSSTFPAPGERWGDGTRLSVPASMQRNIQQYRQDHEAYLRLVAHEAVGSFNPWAIADSLSEELMSEALADVAAEFQDVCEEYAEAVFTSEFLQPITSPPASVPPLDIQ